The following proteins are co-located in the Escherichia fergusonii ATCC 35469 genome:
- the truB gene encoding tRNA pseudouridine(55) synthase TruB: MSRPRRRGRDINGVLLLDKPQGMSSNDALQKVKRIYNANRAGHTGALDPLATGMLPICLGEATKFSQYLLDSDKRYRVIARLGQRTDTSDADGQIVEERPVTFSAEQLAAALDTFRGDIEQIPSMYSALKYQGKKLYEYARQGIEVPREARPITVYELLFIRHEGNELELEIHCSKGTYIRTIIDDLGEKLGCGAHVIYLRRLSVSKYPVERMVTLEHLRELVEQAEQQDIPAAELLDPLLMPMDSPASDYPVVNLPLTSSVYFKNGNPVRTSGAPLEGLVRVTEGENGKFIGMGEIDDEGRVAPRRLVVEYPA, from the coding sequence ATGAGTCGTCCTCGTCGTCGCGGTCGCGACATTAACGGCGTTTTGTTGCTGGATAAACCGCAGGGTATGTCCAGCAACGATGCACTGCAAAAAGTGAAACGGATTTATAACGCTAATCGTGCCGGGCATACCGGTGCGCTGGACCCGCTGGCGACCGGCATGTTGCCGATTTGCCTCGGAGAAGCGACGAAGTTTTCCCAGTATCTGCTGGACTCCGACAAACGCTATCGGGTGATTGCGCGTCTTGGACAGCGTACTGATACTTCTGACGCTGACGGACAAATCGTTGAAGAACGTCCGGTAACCTTTAGTGCAGAGCAACTGGCGGCGGCACTGGATACTTTCCGTGGTGATATCGAACAGATCCCTTCGATGTATTCAGCACTGAAATACCAGGGCAAAAAACTGTACGAATATGCGCGTCAGGGAATTGAAGTCCCGCGTGAAGCACGCCCGATTACCGTTTATGAATTGTTGTTTATTCGCCACGAAGGCAATGAACTGGAGCTGGAAATTCACTGCTCAAAAGGCACCTATATCCGCACTATCATTGACGATCTCGGCGAAAAACTCGGCTGTGGCGCGCATGTTATTTACCTGCGTCGCCTGTCTGTAAGTAAATATCCGGTTGAACGGATGGTGACTCTGGAACATCTGCGTGAACTGGTTGAGCAAGCCGAGCAGCAGGATATTCCGGCAGCGGAGTTACTTGATCCATTACTGATGCCAATGGACAGTCCAGCTTCGGACTATCCGGTGGTGAATCTTCCGTTAACGTCTTCTGTTTACTTCAAAAATGGTAACCCGGTTCGTACATCCGGTGCGCCGCTGGAAGGACTGGTTCGCGTTACAGAAGGTGAGAATGGCAAGTTTATCGGTATGGGCGAAATTGACGATGAAGGCCGCGTTGCGCCTCGTCGCCTGGTGGTTGAATACCCGGCGTAA
- the rbfA gene encoding 30S ribosome-binding factor RbfA, with protein sequence MAKEFGRPQRVAQEMQKEIALILQREIKDPRLGMMTTVSGVEMSRDLAYAKVYVTFLNDKDEDAVKAGIKALQEASGFIRSLLGKAMRLRIVPELTFFYDNSLVEGMRMSNLVTSVVKHDEERRVNPDDSKED encoded by the coding sequence ATGGCGAAAGAATTTGGTCGCCCGCAGCGCGTAGCGCAGGAAATGCAAAAAGAGATCGCTCTCATCCTGCAACGCGAAATTAAAGATCCTCGTCTGGGCATGATGACCACCGTTTCCGGTGTCGAAATGTCTCGTGACCTGGCGTATGCAAAAGTCTATGTGACGTTCCTTAACGACAAAGATGAAGACGCGGTTAAAGCGGGCATCAAAGCGTTGCAGGAAGCTTCTGGTTTCATCCGCAGCCTGCTGGGTAAAGCGATGCGCCTGCGTATCGTGCCGGAACTGACCTTCTTCTACGACAACTCGCTGGTTGAAGGGATGCGTATGTCAAACCTGGTGACCAGCGTGGTCAAACATGACGAAGAACGTCGTGTTAACCCGGACGACAGCAAGGAGGACTAA
- the infB gene encoding translation initiation factor IF-2 translates to MTDVTIKTLAAERQTSVERLVQQFADAGIRKSADDSVSAQEKQTLIDHLNQKNSGPDKLTLQRKTRSTLNIPGTGGKSKSVQIEVRKKRTFVKRDPQEAERLAAEEQAQREAEEQARREAEESAKREAQQKAEREAAEQAKREAAEQAKREAAEKDKVSNQQDDMTKNAQAEKARREQEAAELKRKAEEEARRKLEEEARRVAEEARRMAEENKWTDNAEPTEDSSDYHVTTSQHARQAEDESDREVEGGRGRGRNAKAARPKKGNKHSESKADREEARAAVRGGKGGKRKGSSLQQGFQKPAQAVNRDVVIGETITVGELANKMAVKGSQVIKAMMKLGAMATINQVIDQETAQLVAEEMGHKVILRRENELEEAVMSDRDTGAAAEPRAPVVTIMGHVDHGKTSLLDYIRSTKVASGEAGGITQHIGAYHVETENGMITFLDTPGHAAFTSMRARGAQATDIVVLVVAADDGVMPQTIEAIQHAKAAGVPVVVAVNKIDKPEADPDRVKNELSQYGILPEEWGGESQFVHVSAKAGTGIDELLDAILLQAEVLELKAVRKGMASGAVIESFLDKGRGPVATVLVREGTLHKGDIVLCGFEYGRVRAMRNEMGQEVLEAGPSIPVEILGLSGVPAAGDEVTVVRDEKKAREVALYRQGKFREVKLARQQKSKLENMFANMTEGEVHEVNIVLKADVQGSVEAISDSLLKLSTDEVKVKIIGSGVGGITETDATLAAASNAILVGFNVRADASARKVIEAESLDLRYYSVIYNLIDEVKAAMSGMLSPELKQQIIGLAEVRDVFKSPKFGAIAGCMVTEGVVKRHNPIRVLRDNVVIYEGELESLRRFKDDVNEVRNGMECGIGVKNYNDVRTGDVIEVFEIIEIQRTIA, encoded by the coding sequence ATGACAGATGTAACGATTAAAACGCTGGCCGCAGAGCGACAGACCTCCGTGGAACGCCTGGTACAGCAATTTGCTGATGCAGGTATCCGGAAGTCTGCTGACGACTCTGTGTCCGCACAAGAGAAACAGACTTTAATTGACCACCTGAATCAGAAAAATTCAGGCCCGGACAAATTAACGCTGCAACGTAAAACACGCAGCACCCTTAACATTCCTGGTACCGGTGGAAAAAGCAAATCGGTACAAATCGAAGTCCGCAAGAAACGCACCTTTGTGAAACGCGATCCGCAAGAGGCTGAACGCCTTGCTGCGGAAGAGCAAGCGCAGCGTGAAGCGGAAGAGCAAGCCCGTCGTGAGGCAGAAGAATCGGCCAAACGTGAGGCGCAACAAAAAGCTGAACGTGAGGCCGCAGAACAAGCTAAGCGTGAAGCTGCTGAACAAGCGAAACGTGAAGCTGCGGAAAAAGACAAAGTGAGCAATCAACAAGACGATATGACTAAAAACGCCCAGGCTGAAAAAGCCCGCCGTGAGCAGGAAGCTGCAGAGCTCAAGCGTAAAGCCGAAGAAGAAGCGCGTCGTAAACTCGAAGAAGAAGCACGTCGCGTTGCTGAAGAAGCACGTCGTATGGCGGAAGAAAACAAATGGACTGATAACGCGGAACCGACTGAAGATTCCAGCGATTATCACGTTACTACTTCTCAACATGCTCGCCAGGCAGAAGACGAAAGCGACCGTGAAGTCGAAGGCGGCCGTGGCCGTGGTCGTAACGCGAAAGCAGCGCGTCCGAAGAAAGGCAACAAACACTCTGAATCAAAAGCTGATCGTGAAGAAGCACGCGCAGCAGTACGTGGCGGTAAAGGCGGAAAACGTAAAGGTTCTTCGCTGCAGCAAGGCTTCCAGAAGCCAGCTCAGGCCGTTAACCGTGACGTTGTGATTGGCGAAACCATCACCGTTGGTGAACTGGCGAACAAGATGGCGGTTAAAGGTTCTCAGGTCATCAAAGCGATGATGAAACTGGGCGCAATGGCAACCATCAACCAGGTTATCGATCAGGAAACCGCACAGCTGGTTGCTGAAGAGATGGGCCACAAGGTTATCCTGCGTCGTGAAAACGAGCTGGAAGAAGCGGTAATGAGCGACCGTGACACGGGTGCTGCGGCTGAACCGCGCGCGCCGGTTGTGACCATCATGGGTCACGTTGACCACGGTAAAACCTCTTTGCTGGACTACATTCGTTCAACGAAAGTGGCCTCTGGCGAAGCGGGCGGCATTACCCAGCACATTGGTGCATACCACGTTGAAACTGAAAACGGCATGATCACCTTCCTGGACACCCCGGGGCACGCCGCGTTTACTTCAATGCGTGCACGTGGTGCGCAGGCAACTGATATCGTAGTCCTGGTTGTTGCTGCCGACGACGGCGTAATGCCGCAGACCATCGAAGCAATTCAGCACGCGAAAGCGGCAGGCGTGCCGGTTGTGGTTGCAGTGAACAAGATCGACAAACCAGAAGCCGATCCAGATCGCGTTAAGAACGAACTCTCTCAGTACGGCATCCTGCCGGAAGAGTGGGGCGGTGAAAGCCAGTTCGTACACGTGTCTGCGAAAGCAGGTACCGGTATCGATGAACTGCTGGACGCTATCCTGTTGCAGGCAGAAGTACTGGAACTGAAAGCGGTACGTAAAGGTATGGCGAGCGGTGCGGTTATCGAATCCTTCCTTGATAAAGGTCGTGGTCCGGTTGCTACCGTTCTGGTACGTGAAGGTACTCTGCACAAGGGCGACATCGTTCTGTGTGGTTTCGAATACGGTCGTGTTCGCGCAATGCGTAACGAAATGGGTCAGGAAGTGCTGGAAGCAGGTCCGTCCATTCCAGTAGAAATCCTTGGCTTGTCCGGTGTTCCGGCTGCGGGTGACGAAGTTACCGTAGTGCGTGACGAGAAGAAAGCACGTGAAGTTGCACTGTATCGTCAGGGCAAATTCCGTGAAGTTAAACTGGCACGTCAGCAGAAATCGAAACTCGAGAACATGTTCGCTAACATGACCGAAGGCGAAGTTCACGAAGTGAACATCGTTCTGAAGGCAGACGTTCAGGGTTCCGTGGAAGCGATCTCCGACTCCTTGCTGAAACTGTCTACTGACGAAGTTAAAGTGAAGATCATCGGTTCTGGCGTAGGTGGTATCACCGAAACCGACGCTACCCTGGCTGCGGCGTCCAACGCCATCCTGGTTGGCTTCAACGTACGTGCTGATGCCTCTGCACGTAAAGTGATTGAAGCGGAAAGCCTGGATCTGCGTTACTACTCCGTCATCTATAACCTGATCGACGAAGTGAAAGCGGCGATGAGCGGTATGCTGTCTCCGGAACTGAAACAGCAGATTATCGGTCTGGCGGAAGTTCGTGATGTGTTCAAATCACCGAAATTTGGTGCCATCGCAGGTTGTATGGTTACTGAAGGTGTGGTTAAACGTCACAACCCGATCCGCGTTCTGCGCGACAACGTGGTTATCTACGAAGGCGAGCTGGAGTCCCTGCGCCGCTTCAAAGATGACGTTAACGAAGTCCGTAACGGTATGGAATGTGGTATCGGCGTTAAGAACTACAACGACGTCCGCACTGGCGATGTGATCGAAGTATTCGAAATCATCGAGATCCAACGTACCATCGCTTAA
- the nusA gene encoding transcription termination factor NusA, translated as MNKEILAVVEAVSNEKALPREKIFEALESALATATKKKYEQEIDVRVQIDRKSGDFDTFRRWLVVDEVTQPTKEITLEAARFEDESLNLGDYVEDQIESVTFDRITTQTAKQVIVQKVREAERAMVVDQFREHEGEIITGVVKKVNRDNISLDLGNNAEAVILREDMLPRENFRPGDRVRGVLYSVRPEARGAQLFVTRSKPEMLIELFRIEVPEIGEEVIEIKAAARDPGSRAKIAVKTNDKRIDPVGACVGMRGARVQAVSTELGGERIDIVLWDDNPAQFVINAMAPADVASIVVDEDKHTMDIAVEAGNLAQAIGRNGQNVRLASQLSGWELNVMTVDDLQAKHQAEAHAAIDTFTKYLDIDEDFATVLVEEGFSTLEELAYVPMKELLEIEGLDEPTVEALRERAKNALATIAQAQEESLGDNKPADDLLNLEGIDRDLAFKLAARGVCTLEDLAEQGIDDLADIEGLTDEKAGALIMAARNICWFGDEA; from the coding sequence ATGAACAAAGAAATTTTGGCTGTAGTTGAAGCCGTATCCAATGAAAAGGCGCTACCTCGCGAGAAGATTTTCGAAGCATTGGAAAGCGCGCTGGCGACAGCAACAAAGAAAAAATATGAACAAGAGATCGACGTCCGCGTACAGATCGATCGCAAAAGCGGTGATTTTGACACCTTCCGTCGCTGGCTGGTAGTTGATGAAGTCACCCAGCCAACGAAAGAAATCACTCTTGAAGCTGCGCGCTTTGAAGATGAAAGCCTGAATCTGGGTGATTACGTTGAAGATCAGATTGAGTCTGTTACCTTTGACCGTATCACCACCCAGACGGCAAAACAGGTTATTGTGCAGAAAGTGCGTGAAGCCGAACGTGCGATGGTGGTTGATCAGTTCCGTGAACACGAAGGTGAAATCATCACCGGCGTGGTGAAAAAAGTAAACCGCGACAACATCTCTCTGGATCTGGGCAACAACGCTGAAGCCGTGATCCTGCGTGAAGATATGCTGCCGCGTGAAAACTTCCGCCCTGGCGACCGCGTTCGTGGCGTGCTCTATTCCGTTCGCCCGGAAGCGCGTGGCGCGCAACTGTTCGTCACCCGTTCCAAGCCGGAAATGCTGATCGAACTGTTCCGCATTGAAGTGCCGGAAATCGGCGAAGAAGTGATTGAAATTAAAGCAGCGGCTCGCGACCCGGGTTCTCGTGCGAAAATCGCGGTGAAAACCAACGATAAACGTATCGATCCGGTAGGTGCTTGCGTAGGTATGCGTGGCGCGCGTGTTCAGGCGGTTTCTACTGAACTGGGCGGCGAACGTATCGATATCGTCCTGTGGGATGATAACCCGGCGCAGTTCGTGATTAACGCAATGGCACCGGCAGATGTTGCTTCTATCGTGGTGGATGAAGATAAACACACCATGGATATCGCCGTTGAAGCCGGTAATCTGGCGCAGGCGATTGGCCGTAACGGTCAGAACGTGCGTCTGGCTTCGCAACTGAGCGGTTGGGAACTCAACGTGATGACCGTTGACGACCTGCAGGCTAAGCATCAGGCAGAAGCGCACGCAGCGATCGACACCTTCACCAAATATCTCGACATCGACGAAGACTTTGCGACTGTCCTGGTAGAAGAAGGCTTCTCGACACTGGAAGAACTGGCCTATGTGCCGATGAAAGAGCTGTTGGAAATCGAAGGCCTTGATGAGCCGACCGTTGAAGCACTGCGCGAGCGTGCTAAAAATGCACTGGCCACCATTGCACAGGCCCAGGAAGAAAGCCTCGGTGATAACAAACCGGCTGACGATCTGCTGAACCTTGAAGGGATAGATCGTGATTTGGCATTCAAACTGGCCGCCCGTGGCGTTTGTACGCTGGAAGATCTCGCCGAACAGGGCATTGATGATCTGGCTGATATCGAAGGGTTGACCGACGAAAAAGCCGGAGCACTGATTATGGCTGCCCGTAATATTTGCTGGTTCGGTGACGAAGCGTAA
- the rimP gene encoding ribosome maturation factor RimP: MSTLEQKLTEMITAPVEALGFELVGIEFIRGRTSTLRIYIDSEDGINVDDCADVSHQVSAVLDVEDPITVAYNLEVSSPGLDRPLFTAEHYARFVGEEVTLVLRMAVQNRRKWQGVIKAVDGEMITVTVEGKDEVFALSNIQKANLVPHF; this comes from the coding sequence TTGTCCACATTAGAGCAAAAATTAACAGAGATGATTACTGCGCCAGTTGAGGCCCTGGGTTTTGAATTGGTTGGCATCGAGTTTATTCGCGGTCGCACATCCACACTGCGCATCTATATTGATAGTGAAGATGGCATCAATGTTGATGATTGTGCTGATGTGAGCCACCAGGTAAGTGCTGTGCTGGATGTCGAAGATCCCATCACCGTTGCTTATAACCTGGAAGTCTCCTCACCGGGTCTCGATCGCCCACTGTTCACGGCTGAACACTACGCCCGTTTCGTCGGAGAAGAGGTGACTCTGGTTCTCCGTATGGCGGTACAAAACCGTCGTAAATGGCAGGGCGTTATCAAAGCGGTAGACGGTGAAATGATCACAGTTACCGTCGAAGGTAAAGATGAAGTGTTCGCGCTGAGTAATATCCAGAAGGCGAACCTGGTTCCCCACTTTTAA
- the argG gene encoding argininosuccinate synthase — protein MTTILKHLPVGQRIGIAFSGGLDTSAALLWMRQKGAVPYAYTANLGQPDEEDYDAIPRRAMEYGAENARLIDCRKQLVAEGIAAIQCGAFHNTTGGLTYFNTTPLGRAVTGTMLVAAMKEDGVNIWGDGSTYKGNDIERFYRYGLLTNAELQIYKPWLDTDFIDELGGRHEMSEFMTACGFDYKMSVEKAYSTDSNMLGATHEAKDLEYLNSSVKIVNPIMGVKFWDESVKIPAEEVTVRFEQGHPVALNGKTFSDDVEMMLEANRIGGRHGLGMSDQIENRIIEAKSRGIYEAPGMALLHIAYERLLTGIHNEDTIEQYHAHGRQLGRLLYQGRWFDSQALMLRDSLQRWVASQITGEVTLELRRGNDYSILNTISNNLTYKPERLTMEKGDSVFSPDDRIGQLTMRNLDITDTREKLFGYAKTGLLSSSAASGVPQVENLENKAK, from the coding sequence ATGACGACGATTCTCAAGCATCTCCCGGTAGGTCAACGTATTGGTATCGCTTTTTCCGGCGGTCTGGACACCAGTGCCGCACTGCTGTGGATGCGACAAAAGGGAGCGGTTCCTTATGCATATACTGCAAACCTGGGCCAGCCAGACGAAGAGGATTATGATGCGATCCCTCGTCGTGCCATGGAATACGGCGCGGAGAACGCACGTCTGATCGACTGCCGCAAACAACTGGTTGCCGAAGGTATTGCCGCTATTCAGTGTGGCGCATTTCATAACACCACCGGCGGCCTGACCTATTTCAATACGACGCCGCTGGGCCGTGCCGTGACTGGCACCATGCTGGTTGCTGCCATGAAAGAAGATGGCGTGAATATCTGGGGGGACGGCAGTACCTATAAAGGAAACGATATCGAACGTTTCTATCGTTACGGTCTGCTGACCAATGCTGAACTTCAGATTTACAAACCGTGGCTTGATACTGATTTTATTGATGAACTGGGCGGCCGTCATGAAATGTCTGAATTTATGACTGCCTGCGGTTTCGACTACAAAATGTCTGTCGAAAAAGCCTACTCCACGGACTCCAACATGCTTGGTGCAACACACGAAGCGAAGGATCTGGAATACCTCAACTCCAGCGTCAAAATCGTCAACCCGATTATGGGCGTGAAGTTCTGGGATGAGAGTGTGAAGATCCCGGCAGAAGAAGTCACAGTACGCTTTGAGCAAGGTCATCCGGTGGCGCTGAACGGTAAAACCTTTAGCGATGACGTAGAAATGATGCTGGAAGCTAACCGCATCGGCGGTCGTCATGGCCTGGGCATGAGCGACCAGATCGAAAACCGTATCATCGAAGCGAAAAGCCGTGGTATTTACGAAGCTCCGGGGATGGCGCTGCTACATATCGCTTATGAACGTCTGCTGACCGGTATTCACAACGAAGACACCATTGAGCAGTATCACGCGCATGGTCGTCAGTTGGGCCGTTTGCTGTACCAGGGACGTTGGTTTGATTCCCAGGCGCTGATGCTGCGTGACTCCCTGCAACGCTGGGTTGCCAGCCAGATCACTGGTGAAGTTACCCTGGAACTGCGCCGCGGGAACGATTACTCCATCCTTAATACCATCTCTAACAATCTGACCTACAAGCCAGAGCGTCTGACGATGGAAAAAGGCGACTCGGTGTTTTCGCCAGACGATCGTATCGGTCAACTGACCATGCGCAACCTGGATATCACCGATACCCGCGAGAAACTTTTCGGCTATGCCAAAACTGGCCTGCTTTCCTCCTCTGCCGCCTCAGGCGTGCCGCAGGTGGAGAATCTGGAAAATAAAGCGAAATAA
- a CDS encoding phosphoethanolamine transferase: MAAHNVFRKIKNNWLIIFCVIIFSLINIIASSGSHLVHRTLFFVLFILVIKRTASFPLRLLFGIPVMLLAAADLCISLYAWCTFGTSFNDGFAISVLQSDPDEITKMLGLYIVYCIIFLALFALFLSSVIIYDVSLPGKKITVTLLLILIAISLFSSVKFALKDKKTKKTVDPYIVASRFATYTPFFNLNYFALAAKEYHRLMAIADKVPGYQLELSDNGIDDYVLIVGESVRASNMSIYGHYRSTTPQLEKQKDRIKLFTQAISGAPYTALAVPLTLTVDTVFDHDIQHYPDNIINMANQAGFDTYWLSAQSAFRQNGTAVASIAMRAKERVYVRGYDELLLPHLAEALNTKSPNKKLIVLHLVGSHEPVCATYPKAKAVYYPLDNQDACYDNSIHYTDSILGQVFALLKNKRASVMYFADHGLERDPTAKHSYFHGGKKPSQEAYHVPMFIWYSPMLGENVDRSTVTDIFSTAYNDYLINAWMGVTRPEQPKTLKDVISHYQGDSRVIDGSHEMFDYRELRRNFNADKQ, translated from the coding sequence ATGGCTGCACATAACGTATTTCGAAAAATTAAAAATAACTGGCTTATAATTTTTTGTGTAATTATTTTTTCTCTGATTAATATCATTGCTTCTTCAGGATCACATCTGGTTCATCGAACACTTTTCTTTGTGCTTTTTATCCTTGTTATAAAACGCACAGCGTCTTTCCCTTTACGTTTATTATTTGGTATCCCAGTTATGCTGTTGGCTGCTGCGGATCTCTGCATCAGCCTCTATGCATGGTGTACCTTCGGCACCAGTTTCAATGATGGCTTTGCGATAAGCGTTTTACAAAGTGATCCAGATGAGATTACAAAGATGCTGGGGCTTTATATTGTTTATTGCATTATTTTCCTTGCCCTGTTCGCACTCTTTTTATCCTCGGTAATAATATATGATGTTTCGCTACCGGGTAAAAAAATCACAGTGACGTTGTTGCTGATTCTGATTGCGATAAGCTTATTTTCTTCAGTCAAGTTTGCCCTTAAAGATAAAAAAACAAAGAAAACGGTAGATCCTTATATTGTGGCATCCCGATTCGCAACATATACACCCTTTTTCAACTTAAATTATTTCGCTTTAGCCGCAAAGGAATACCACAGGCTGATGGCCATTGCTGACAAAGTGCCAGGCTATCAATTAGAACTAAGCGATAATGGCATCGATGACTATGTATTAATTGTAGGGGAGTCAGTAAGGGCCTCGAATATGTCCATCTATGGGCATTACAGATCGACAACGCCACAGCTCGAAAAACAGAAGGATCGTATTAAGCTTTTTACTCAGGCGATAAGCGGAGCGCCTTATACTGCGTTAGCCGTTCCCCTTACTTTAACTGTGGATACTGTATTTGATCACGATATCCAGCATTACCCTGACAACATCATTAATATGGCTAATCAGGCTGGGTTTGACACATACTGGCTTAGTGCTCAATCTGCATTCAGACAGAACGGGACTGCTGTTGCCAGTATTGCGATGCGAGCGAAAGAAAGAGTCTATGTCAGAGGATATGACGAATTGTTGCTTCCGCATCTGGCTGAGGCATTAAATACAAAATCGCCAAATAAGAAACTGATTGTTCTCCATCTGGTTGGCAGTCATGAACCTGTTTGCGCCACATATCCAAAAGCCAAAGCTGTGTATTATCCATTGGATAATCAGGATGCCTGTTATGACAACTCAATTCATTACACCGATAGCATTTTAGGGCAGGTCTTTGCGCTGCTTAAAAATAAGCGAGCCTCGGTTATGTATTTTGCTGACCATGGGCTTGAACGCGATCCAACGGCAAAACATAGCTATTTCCACGGTGGGAAGAAACCTAGTCAGGAAGCTTATCATGTACCGATGTTTATCTGGTACAGCCCAATGCTCGGTGAGAACGTTGATCGTTCGACAGTAACTGATATTTTTTCCACTGCTTATAACGACTATCTTATCAATGCGTGGATGGGCGTTACCCGACCAGAACAACCTAAAACACTTAAAGACGTGATCTCTCACTATCAGGGGGATTCGCGGGTTATTGACGGAAGCCATGAAATGTTTGATTACCGGGAACTAAGACGAAATTTTAATGCGGACAAGCAGTAA
- the secG gene encoding preprotein translocase subunit SecG, which translates to MYEALLVVFLIVAIGLVGLIMLQQGKGADMGASFGAGASATLFGSSGSGNFMTRMTALLATLFFIISLVLGNINSNKTNKGSEWENLSAPAKTEQTQPAAPAKPTSDIPN; encoded by the coding sequence ATGTACGAAGCTCTTTTAGTAGTTTTCCTTATTGTGGCAATTGGCCTTGTTGGTCTAATCATGCTGCAGCAAGGTAAAGGCGCTGATATGGGAGCCTCCTTCGGAGCAGGCGCTTCCGCTACGCTGTTTGGTTCAAGTGGTTCTGGTAACTTCATGACCCGCATGACGGCGCTGCTGGCAACGTTATTCTTCATCATCAGTCTGGTGCTGGGTAACATCAATAGCAACAAAACCAATAAAGGTAGTGAATGGGAAAACCTGAGTGCACCGGCCAAAACCGAACAAACTCAGCCAGCTGCTCCGGCTAAGCCGACCAGCGATATCCCGAACTAA
- the glmM gene encoding phosphoglucosamine mutase — MSNRKYFGTDGIRGRVGDAPITPDFVLKLGWAAGKVLARHGSRKIIIGKDTRISGYMLESALEAGLAAAGLSALFTGPMPTPAVAYLTRTFRAEAGIVISASHNPFYDNGIKFFSIDGTKLPDAVEEAIEAEMEKEISCVDSAELGKASRIVDAAGRYIEFCKATFPNELSLSELKIVVDCANGATYHIAPNVLRELGANVIAIGCEPNGVNINAEVGATDVRALQARVLAEKADLGIAFDGDGDRVIMVDHEGNKVDGDQIMYIIAREGLRQGQLRGGAVGTLMSNMGLELALKQLGIPFARAKVGDRYVLEKMQEKGWRIGAENSGHVILLDKTTTGDGIVAGLQVLAAMARNHMSLHDLCSGMKMFPQILVNVRYTAGSGDPLEHESVKAVTAEVEAALGSRGRVLLRKSGTEPLIRVMVEGEDEEQVTEFAHRIADAVKAV, encoded by the coding sequence ATGAGTAATCGTAAATATTTCGGTACCGATGGGATTCGTGGTCGTGTAGGGGATGCGCCGATCACCCCTGATTTTGTACTTAAGTTGGGTTGGGCCGCCGGTAAAGTGCTGGCGCGCCACGGCTCGCGTAAGATCATTATTGGTAAAGACACGCGTATTTCTGGCTATATGCTGGAGTCAGCACTGGAAGCGGGTCTGGCGGCTGCGGGCCTTTCCGCACTCTTTACAGGCCCGATGCCTACACCTGCCGTGGCTTATCTGACGCGTACCTTCCGCGCAGAGGCCGGGATTGTAATTTCTGCATCGCATAACCCATTCTACGATAACGGCATTAAATTCTTTTCTATTGACGGTACTAAGCTGCCGGATGCAGTTGAAGAAGCCATCGAAGCGGAAATGGAAAAAGAGATCAGCTGTGTTGATTCGGCAGAACTGGGTAAAGCCAGCCGTATCGTTGATGCCGCGGGTCGCTATATCGAGTTTTGCAAAGCCACGTTCCCGAACGAACTTAGCCTCAGTGAACTGAAAATTGTGGTGGATTGCGCAAATGGCGCGACTTATCACATCGCGCCGAACGTACTGCGCGAACTGGGGGCGAACGTTATCGCTATCGGTTGTGAGCCGAACGGCGTAAACATCAATGCCGAAGTGGGGGCAACTGATGTTCGTGCGTTACAGGCGCGCGTACTGGCTGAAAAAGCAGATCTTGGTATCGCCTTTGACGGTGACGGCGACCGCGTGATTATGGTTGACCATGAAGGCAATAAAGTCGATGGCGACCAGATTATGTATATCATCGCGCGCGAAGGTCTGCGTCAGGGCCAACTGCGTGGTGGCGCGGTGGGTACATTGATGAGCAACATGGGGCTGGAACTCGCCCTGAAACAGCTAGGAATTCCGTTTGCTCGTGCGAAAGTGGGCGATCGCTACGTACTGGAAAAAATGCAGGAGAAAGGCTGGCGTATCGGTGCAGAGAACTCTGGTCATGTGATCCTGCTGGATAAAACCACAACCGGTGACGGCATCGTTGCTGGTTTGCAGGTGCTGGCGGCGATGGCGCGTAACCATATGAGCCTGCACGACCTTTGCAGTGGTATGAAAATGTTCCCGCAGATTCTGGTTAACGTGCGTTACACCGCAGGTAGTGGCGATCCGCTGGAGCATGAATCAGTCAAAGCTGTAACCGCAGAAGTTGAAGCGGCGCTGGGTAGCCGTGGACGTGTGCTGTTGCGTAAATCCGGCACCGAACCGTTAATTCGCGTGATGGTAGAAGGCGAAGACGAAGAGCAGGTTACTGAATTTGCACACCGCATCGCTGATGCAGTAAAAGCCGTTTAA